The following are encoded in a window of Paramormyrops kingsleyae isolate MSU_618 chromosome 12, PKINGS_0.4, whole genome shotgun sequence genomic DNA:
- the nkx3-2 gene encoding homeobox protein Nkx-3.2, whose protein sequence is MAVRSNTLTPFSIQAILNKKEESRHLKDLDVYFPKATWKIFGDMDSTSEDFPSPCKNEDGTCMASDRKGYDSDSGLSDENDSKKMTVCKSEKDLDLSASDALDGSVQDDMDESAAGDMAKGLSDCELSASVSDSNNLDDSTCDKSVDQPKQRKKRSRAAFSHAQVFELERRFNHQRYLSGPERADLAASLKLTETQVKIWFQNRRYKTKRRQMAADLLASAPAAKKVAVKVLVRDDQRQYNPGELLRPPLLSLQPSYYYPYAYCLPAWTLSACAGNQ, encoded by the exons ATGGCCGTTCGCAGCAACACTTTAACGCCTTTCTCCATCCAAGCTATATTGAACAAAAAAGAGGAGAGTCGGCACTTGAAAGATCTGGACGTATACTTTCCCAAGGCGACGTGGAAAATATTTGGGGACATGGACAGCACGTCCGAGGACTTTCCATCTCCATGTAAGAACGAAGACGGAACTTGCATGGCAAGCGACAGGAAAGGTTACGACTCAGACTCAGGTCTGAGCGATGAGAATGACAGCAAGAAAATGACGGTGTGTAAATCTGAAAAGGACCTGGATCTGTCGGCTTCGGACGCTCTGGATGGCAGCGTGCAGGACGACATGGATGAGTCCGCCGCCGGAGACATGGCGAAAGGTCTTAGCGACTGTGAACTTTCTGCGAGCGTCTCCG atTCCAACAATCTAGACGATTCCACTTGCGATAAAAGCGTTGATCAGCCGAAACAGAGGAAAAAACGCTCCAGGGCCGCTTTCTCTCATGCGCAAGTATTCGAGCTGGAAAGACGCTTCAATCACCAGCGGTACTTATCCGGACCAGAGAGAGCAGACCTGGCGGCCTCCTTGAAGCTGACAGAGACGCAGGTTAAAATCTGGTTCCAGAACCGCAGATACAAAACCAAGCGTCGTCAGATGGCCGCAGATTTACTTGCTTCGGCCCCGGCCGCGAAGAAAGTAGCGGTGAAAGTTTTAGTGCGGGACGACCAAAGACAATATAACCCCGGAGAGCTGCTGCGGCCCCCGCTCCTGTCTCTGCAGCCGTCGTATTACTACccctacgcatactgccttccCGCATGGACGCTCTCTGCCTGCGCTGGAAATCAATGA